The following are encoded together in the Lactuca sativa cultivar Salinas chromosome 1, Lsat_Salinas_v11, whole genome shotgun sequence genome:
- the LOC111886022 gene encoding probable nucleolar protein 5-2, which yields MLVLFETPAGFALFKVLDEGKLSKVDDLWKDFSSADTARQVVKLKAFSKFENTSEALSAATLLIDSKPSKDLRKFLRAHCDGETLAVADSKLGNAIKEKLQIDCVHNQTVMELMRGVRSQLTELITGLGSQDLAPMSLGLSHSLSRYKLKFSPDKVDTMIIQAIGLLDDLDKELNTYAMRVREWYGWHFPELAKIVSDNILYAKAVKLMGYRTNAAKLDFSEILSEEIETELKESAVVSMGTEVSELDLTNIKDLCDQVLSLSEYRAQLYDYLKSRMNTIAPNLTALVGELVGARLIAHGGSLLNLAKQPGSTVQILGAEKALFRALKTKHATPKYGLIYHASLIGQAAPKHKGKISRSLASKTALAIRYDALGENQDNSMGMENRLKIEARLRNLEGRELNKTAGSTKGKPKIEFYNKDQKTGGGAMITPAKTYNVAADSVLGRIEAEADVATEGKKDKKKKKKKGGVEEEVSVVDDGEEKEKKKEKKEKKKKKEVEEVAEVEKEEEKKKKKKRKHVEDDVEETETPSKKKEKKKKKKTEE from the exons ATGTTAGTGCTGTTCGAAACCCCAGCGGGGTTCGCCCTTTTCAAAGTATTGGATGAAGGAAAGCTCTCCAAAGTCGAT GATTTATGGAAGGATTTCTCATCAGCCGACACAGCCAGACAG GTGGTAAAGCTAAAAGCTTTCTCCAAATTTGAGAACACATCAGAGGCACTTTCAGCAGCCACTCTGTTAATCGACAGCAAGCCCAGCAAAGACTTGCGCAAGTTTCTTCGTGCTCATTGTGATGGCGAAACACTAGCTGTTGCAGACTCCAAACTTGGAAACGCAATCAAGGAAAAGCTC CAAATCGATTGTGTTCACAACCAAACTGTTATGGAACTTATGAGAGGAGTCAGAAGTCAATTGACTGAACTCATAACCGGTTTAGGATCACAAGATTTAGCTCCAATGAGCTTGGGGCTATCTCATAGTTTGTCAAGATACAAACTAAAATTCAGTCCTGATAAG GTGGATACAATGATCATTCAAGCTATTGGACTTCTAGATGATCTTGATAAAGAACTTAACACTTATGCAATGAGAGTTAGAGAATGGTATGGTTGGCATTTTCCAGAGCTTGCAAAGATTGTTTCAGACAACATTCTTTATGCCAAAGCTGTTAAGCTCATGGGTTATCGAACAAATGCTGCAAAACTTGATTTCTCTGAG ATACTTTCAGAAGAGATTGAAACAGAACTAAAAGAATCAGCTGTAGTATCCATGGGAACAGAAGTCAGTGAACTTGATTTAACAAACATCAAAGATTTATGTGATCAAGTTCTTTCTCTTTCAGAATACAGAGCTCAACTATACGATTACTTAAAAAGCAGAATGAACACAATTGCTCCAAATCTAACAGCTCTTGTTGGAGAACTAGTGGGGGCCCGCTTAATTGCCCATGGTGGCAGCTTATTAAACCTTGCAAAACAGCCTGGAAGCACTGTTCAGATTCTTGGAGCTGAAAAAGCTCTTTTTAGGGCTTTGAAAACTAAACATGCAACTCCTAAATATGGGCTTATTTATCATGCAAGTTTAATAGGTCAAGCTGCACCTAAACATAAAGGGAAAATTTCAAGATCTCTTGCTTCCAAAACTGCCCTTGCTATTCGTTATGATGCTCTTGGAGAAAACCAAGATAATTCTATGGGCATGGAGAATCGTCTCAAG ATTGAAGCAAGATTAAGGAATCTTGAAGGGAGAGAGCTTAATAAGACAGCTGGATCGACTAAAGGGAAGCCTAAGATTGAATTTTATAACAAGGATCAGAAAACGGGAGGTGGGGCCATGATTACTCCTGCGAAG ACTTACAATGTGGCGGCAGATTCTGTACTTGGGCGGATTGAAGCGGAAGCTGACGTGGCGACTGAAGGAAAGAAagataaaaagaagaagaaaaagaagggagGAGTTGAGGAAGAAGTGAGTGTGGTGGATGATGGTGAAGAGAAGgagaaaaagaaagagaaaaaggaaaagaaaaagaagaaagaggtGGAAGAAGTTGCTGAGGTGGAGAAAgaggaggagaagaagaagaagaagaagaggaaacatGTGGAGGATGATGTGGAGGAGACTGAAACGCCAAgtaagaagaaagagaagaagaagaagaagaaaacagaAGAATGA
- the LOC111886095 gene encoding 60S acidic ribosomal protein P2 — MKVVAAYLLALLGGNTSPSAEDLKKILGSVGAEAEEDRIELLLSEVKGKDITELIASGREKLASVPSGGGGVAVAAAAGGGAAPAAAAAEPKKEEKVEEKEESDDEMGFSLFDD; from the exons ATGAAGGTTGTTGCTGCTTATTTGTTGGCTCTATTGGGAGGTAACACCTCTCCATCTGCCGAAGATTTGAAGAAAATCCTCGGTTCAG TTGGAGCCGAAGCAGAAGAAGATAGAATTGAATTGCTCTTGTCTGAAGTCAAGGGTAAAGACATCACAGAACTGATTGCCTCTGGACGTGAAAAGTTGGCTTCAGTTCCTTCAGGAGGTGGTGGTGTTGCTGTTGCCGCCGCCGCTGGTGGTGGTGCTGCACCTGCTGCTGCCGCAGCTGAGccaaagaaagaagagaaggttGAAGAGAAAGAGGAATCCGATGAT GAAATGGGATTCAGTCTCTTTGATGATTAA